One segment of Bradyrhizobium sp. WD16 DNA contains the following:
- a CDS encoding TetR/AcrR family transcriptional regulator, translating into MALIADHIETDTQQRVVTTAERLFREIGYQKTTVADIARVLRMSPANIYRFFDSKRAIYEAVASRLMGEVETAATAIAFEPEEPVGRLRRLLATIHHMNAERYTGDEKIHQMVAMAMEEDWQVCTAHVERITGIIAKVIDDGAREGVFAAPDVAVTAMATASAMLRFFHPQMIAQCACKPGPTLEQMIDFVISALTPKQPAR; encoded by the coding sequence ATGGCCCTGATCGCCGACCATATCGAAACCGACACCCAGCAGCGGGTCGTCACCACTGCCGAGCGGCTATTCCGCGAGATCGGCTACCAGAAGACCACGGTGGCGGACATCGCGCGGGTGCTGCGGATGAGCCCGGCCAACATCTATCGCTTCTTCGATTCCAAGCGGGCGATCTATGAGGCGGTGGCCAGCCGGCTGATGGGCGAGGTGGAGACCGCGGCGACCGCGATCGCCTTCGAGCCCGAGGAGCCGGTCGGCCGGCTGCGACGGCTGCTCGCCACGATCCACCACATGAACGCCGAGCGCTATACCGGCGACGAGAAGATCCACCAGATGGTCGCGATGGCCATGGAGGAGGACTGGCAGGTCTGCACCGCCCATGTCGAACGCATCACCGGCATCATCGCCAAGGTGATCGACGACGGTGCCCGCGAGGGAGTCTTCGCCGCGCCCGACGTGGCAGTGACGGCGATGGCCACCGCCAGCGCCATGCTGCGCTTCTTCCATCCCCAGATGATCGCCCAGTGCGCCTGCAAGCCGGGCCCGACCCTCGAGCAGATGATCGATTTCGTCATCTCGGCGCTGACGCCGAAGCAGCCGGCCCGCTGA
- a CDS encoding efflux RND transporter periplasmic adaptor subunit, whose product MRLGIFRRKFKVLLSVSGLAVMLAGCNDKPAEQAQDRPVLVATVHYEADVPERSFVGTIRPRVESDLGFRVAGKVARRLVEVGQRVEPGQPLAVLDEVDLKLQADQSEAEFRAATGVVAQAVAAETRAKELKARGWSTDAQVDQARASADEARARLTRAERAVELTKNSLSYTTLAADARGVVTATLVEPGQVVASGQAAIRIARIAEKEAVVAIPETLVQRARSGEAHVTLWSEPGRRYAAKLRELAPQADAATRTYLAKFTLPDVGEDVQLGMTATLILADTGGEKVARVPLSALFSQGDKPSLYVVDASGAVSLRPVTVKAYETNDAVIGGGVEEGARVVALGVQKLDPAQKVSVVASLAF is encoded by the coding sequence ATGCGCCTCGGCATTTTCCGTCGTAAATTCAAAGTGTTGCTGTCCGTCTCCGGGCTTGCTGTGATGCTTGCCGGCTGCAACGACAAGCCGGCCGAGCAGGCCCAGGACCGGCCGGTGCTGGTTGCCACCGTGCACTATGAAGCCGATGTCCCCGAGCGCAGCTTCGTCGGCACCATCCGGCCCCGGGTCGAATCCGATCTCGGCTTCCGGGTCGCCGGCAAGGTTGCCCGCCGTCTCGTCGAGGTCGGCCAGCGGGTCGAGCCCGGCCAGCCGCTGGCGGTGCTCGACGAAGTCGACCTCAAGCTCCAGGCCGACCAGTCCGAAGCCGAGTTTCGCGCCGCCACCGGCGTCGTCGCCCAGGCGGTCGCCGCCGAGACCCGCGCCAAGGAGCTCAAGGCAAGGGGCTGGAGCACCGATGCCCAGGTCGATCAGGCGCGGGCGTCCGCCGACGAGGCGCGGGCGCGTCTGACGCGCGCCGAGCGCGCGGTCGAACTGACCAAGAACTCGCTGTCCTACACCACGCTCGCCGCCGACGCCCGCGGCGTCGTCACCGCGACCCTCGTCGAGCCGGGGCAGGTGGTGGCGTCCGGCCAGGCGGCGATCCGGATCGCCCGCATTGCCGAGAAGGAGGCGGTGGTCGCCATTCCCGAAACCCTGGTCCAGCGGGCGAGGAGCGGCGAGGCCCATGTCACGCTGTGGTCGGAGCCCGGCAGGCGCTATGCGGCGAAGCTGCGGGAACTTGCGCCCCAGGCCGATGCCGCGACCCGGACCTATCTCGCCAAGTTCACGCTGCCCGACGTCGGCGAGGACGTGCAGCTCGGCATGACGGCGACGCTGATCCTCGCCGATACAGGCGGTGAAAAGGTCGCGCGCGTGCCGCTGTCGGCGCTGTTCAGTCAGGGCGACAAGCCCTCGCTCTATGTGGTCGATGCCAGCGGCGCGGTCAGCCTGCGCCCGGTCACGGTCAAGGCCTACGAGACCAACGACGCGGTGATCGGCGGCGGCGTCGAGGAGGGCGCGCGCGTCGTTGCGCTCGGCGTCCAGAAGCTCGACCCGGCGCAGAAGGTTAGCGTCGTCGCATCGCTGGCGTTCTGA
- a CDS encoding efflux RND transporter permease subunit, producing MRRFNLSAWAVSHPALMLFFVIMLGAAGFFSYERLGRAEDPSFTIKVAVVTAIWPGATATEMQSQVADAIEKKLQELPYFDKVTTYTKPSFTAMQVTFKDNTPPKEVPQLFYQLRKKLTDIRSELPDGLIGPNVNDEYGDVDSVLYMLTADGASYAQLKTVGEGLRQRLLKVPNVTKVNLYGVQDQKIFVEFSHAKLATLGITAQAIFDSLSRQNAVSPGGVVETSSQRVPLRVSGALDGVKAVAATPIASGGRVFRLGDIATVSRGYEDPSDYKVRQRGKPALGIGIVMAKGANILELGKDVGEAKDEFMKGVPQGFELEQIADQPQVVDHAVGEFVRSFIEALAIVLFVSFVALGWRTGIVVALSVPLVLSVVFIIMNAMGLDLHRITLGALIIALGLLVDDAIIAVEMMVVKMEQGWDRIRAASFAWESTAFPMLTGTLVTAAGFLPVGFANSSTGEYAGGIFWIVAIALIVSWFVAVLFTPYIGVKLLPDFAKHAGDGHGGNDPQAIYDTRIYRALRRVVEWCVRWRGTVVIATVGIFALSIAAFGLVQQQFFPLSERPELFFQLRMPEGTAFGVTEKTAEKAEQLLKGDGDIATYTTYIGQGPPRFWLGLNPQLPNEAYAEIVVVAKDVEARERIKARLEKAVAAGELAEARVRVDRFNFGPPVGFPVQFRVVGPDPKVVRELAYKVRDVMRENPNVVDPHLDWNEKSPYLKLVVDQDRARALGLTPQDISQATQMLISGATVTTVRDGIEKVAVVARAVAGERLDLGRVADLTIYSSNGVAVPLSQVAKIEYAFEEPILWRRNRDMAITVRSDIVDGVQAPDVTNQIWPKLASIRDALQPGYRMEMGGAIEESAKGNASLAALFPVMVIAMLTLLMIQLQSFSRLALVFLTAPLGLIGAAFGLLVTNRPFGFVALLGLIALAGMIMRNTVILVDQIESDVAGGLTRRQAIIEATVRRARPVVLTALAAILAMIPLSRSAFWGPMAVTIMGGLFVATFLTLLFLPGLYALWFRRSLEDRGQPQSVDAEERNHEGGDAEIDRAAPGHFPLAAE from the coding sequence ATGCGCCGTTTCAATCTGTCGGCCTGGGCGGTTTCCCACCCCGCCTTGATGCTGTTCTTCGTCATCATGCTGGGCGCGGCCGGCTTCTTCTCCTATGAGCGGCTCGGCCGCGCCGAGGATCCGTCCTTCACCATCAAGGTCGCGGTGGTGACCGCGATCTGGCCGGGGGCGACCGCGACCGAAATGCAGTCGCAGGTCGCCGATGCGATCGAGAAGAAGCTGCAGGAGCTGCCCTATTTCGACAAGGTGACGACCTATACCAAGCCGTCCTTCACAGCGATGCAGGTCACCTTCAAGGACAATACCCCGCCCAAGGAAGTGCCGCAGCTGTTCTATCAGCTGCGCAAGAAGCTGACCGACATCCGCAGCGAGCTGCCGGACGGCTTGATCGGGCCCAACGTCAACGACGAATACGGCGACGTCGATTCCGTCCTCTACATGCTGACTGCCGACGGCGCGAGCTACGCCCAGCTCAAGACCGTGGGCGAAGGCCTGCGCCAGCGCCTGCTCAAGGTGCCGAACGTCACCAAGGTCAATCTCTACGGCGTGCAGGACCAGAAGATCTTCGTCGAATTCTCCCACGCCAAGCTCGCCACCCTCGGCATCACCGCCCAGGCGATCTTCGATTCGCTGTCGCGGCAGAACGCGGTCAGCCCCGGCGGCGTGGTCGAGACCTCGTCGCAGCGGGTGCCGCTGCGCGTGTCCGGCGCCCTCGACGGCGTCAAGGCGGTGGCCGCAACCCCGATCGCGAGCGGCGGCCGGGTGTTCCGGCTCGGCGACATCGCCACGGTGAGCCGCGGCTACGAGGACCCTTCCGACTACAAGGTCCGCCAGCGCGGCAAGCCGGCGCTCGGCATCGGCATCGTCATGGCCAAGGGCGCCAACATCCTCGAGCTCGGCAAGGACGTCGGCGAGGCCAAAGACGAGTTCATGAAAGGCGTGCCGCAGGGTTTCGAGCTCGAGCAGATCGCCGATCAGCCCCAGGTGGTCGATCACGCGGTCGGCGAGTTCGTCCGCTCCTTCATCGAGGCGCTGGCGATCGTGCTGTTCGTCAGCTTCGTCGCGCTCGGCTGGCGCACCGGCATCGTCGTCGCGCTGAGTGTGCCGCTGGTGCTCTCCGTGGTTTTCATCATCATGAACGCCATGGGCCTCGATCTGCACCGCATCACGCTCGGCGCGCTGATCATCGCGCTCGGCCTCCTGGTCGACGACGCCATCATCGCGGTCGAGATGATGGTGGTGAAGATGGAGCAGGGCTGGGACCGGATCCGCGCGGCCTCGTTCGCCTGGGAATCCACCGCCTTTCCGATGCTCACCGGCACGCTGGTGACGGCGGCGGGTTTTCTCCCCGTCGGCTTCGCCAACTCCTCGACCGGCGAATATGCCGGCGGCATCTTCTGGATCGTCGCCATCGCCCTGATCGTCTCCTGGTTCGTCGCCGTGCTGTTCACGCCCTATATCGGCGTCAAGCTGCTGCCTGACTTCGCCAAACACGCTGGCGACGGACATGGCGGCAACGATCCGCAGGCGATCTACGACACGAGGATCTACCGCGCGCTGCGGCGGGTCGTCGAATGGTGCGTGCGCTGGCGCGGCACCGTGGTGATCGCCACGGTCGGAATCTTCGCGCTGTCGATCGCGGCCTTCGGCCTCGTCCAGCAGCAGTTCTTCCCGCTGTCGGAACGGCCCGAATTGTTCTTCCAGCTGCGGATGCCGGAAGGCACCGCCTTCGGCGTCACCGAGAAGACCGCGGAGAAGGCCGAGCAGCTGCTCAAGGGCGACGGCGACATCGCGACCTATACGACCTATATCGGCCAGGGCCCGCCCCGGTTCTGGCTCGGGCTCAATCCGCAGCTGCCGAACGAGGCCTACGCCGAGATCGTCGTCGTGGCGAAGGACGTCGAAGCGCGCGAACGGATCAAGGCGCGGCTGGAGAAGGCGGTGGCCGCGGGCGAACTGGCCGAGGCGAGGGTCAGGGTCGACCGCTTCAATTTCGGTCCGCCGGTCGGCTTCCCGGTCCAGTTCCGCGTCGTCGGTCCCGACCCCAAGGTGGTGCGCGAGCTCGCCTACAAGGTGCGCGACGTCATGCGCGAGAATCCGAACGTGGTCGACCCGCATCTCGACTGGAACGAGAAGTCGCCCTACCTCAAGCTGGTGGTGGACCAGGATCGCGCCCGCGCGCTCGGCCTGACCCCGCAGGACATCTCCCAGGCGACCCAGATGCTGATCTCCGGCGCCACGGTGACGACGGTGCGTGACGGCATCGAGAAGGTCGCGGTGGTGGCCCGCGCCGTCGCCGGCGAGAGGCTCGATCTCGGCCGTGTCGCCGATCTCACCATCTATTCGAGCAACGGCGTCGCCGTGCCGCTCTCCCAGGTGGCGAAGATCGAATATGCGTTCGAGGAGCCGATCCTGTGGCGGCGCAACCGCGACATGGCGATCACGGTGCGCTCCGACATCGTCGACGGCGTCCAGGCGCCGGACGTCACCAACCAGATCTGGCCGAAGCTCGCCTCGATCAGGGACGCGCTGCAGCCCGGCTATCGCATGGAGATGGGCGGCGCCATCGAGGAATCCGCCAAGGGCAATGCCTCGCTGGCGGCGCTGTTCCCGGTGATGGTGATCGCGATGCTCACCCTGCTGATGATCCAGCTGCAGAGCTTCTCGCGTCTCGCCCTGGTCTTCCTCACCGCGCCGCTCGGCCTGATCGGCGCCGCGTTCGGGCTTCTCGTCACCAACCGGCCGTTCGGCTTCGTGGCGCTGCTCGGCCTGATTGCGCTCGCCGGTATGATCATGCGCAACACCGTCATCCTGGTCGATCAGATCGAGAGCGACGTTGCGGGGGGCCTGACCCGGCGCCAGGCCATCATCGAGGCCACGGTGCGGCGGGCCCGGCCGGTGGTGCTGACCGCGCTGGCGGCGATCCTGGCCATGATTCCGCTGTCGCGCTCGGCGTTCTGGGGGCCGATGGCGGTTACCATCATGGGCGGCCTGTTCGTCGCCACCTTCCTCACGCTGCTTTTCCTTCCCGGCCTCTATGCGCTATGGTTCAGGCGTTCGCTGGAGGACCGCGGTCAGCCGCAATCCGTTGATGCGGAAGAAAGAAACCATGAGGGCGGTGACGCCGAGATCGACCGAGCCGCGCCGGGCCATTTCCCGCTGGCCGCGGAGTAG